CCCTTACGGCGGGTAACTTTTTGAAGGATCAAAAAGTCACCAAAAAATCCTCGCTCCATTCATCCGGCCCCTACGCTTCGCTCCGGGGTCCCCTCGCTCCGTTCTTGCTCCCGGGAGGACCGCGCTGAACGCCCCATCCTGGGGCGCAGCGCTTGACGGGCATCCATGCCCGTCACCTCCCTCCGCAAGAACTCCGCTCGGCCTCCTGAAGTCGCAATTGGTGGCGCCTGAACTATTGCGCACTTAGAAGCAAGATCAAGATCAAGATCAAGATCAAGATCAAGATCAAGATCAAGATCAAGATCAAGATCAAGATCAAGATCAAGATCAAGAAATATGAATCACCTGCAGAGCAGGAAAACATCTGTGGGTGAGAGTAGGCGCCGCGTTACGTGTAATGACTACCCCTCAAAGCGACCACCGTCAACAGACAACGAAGCGCACACCCAGCAACCCCATCCAACACCTGTAACAGACTTCCCTGCCACGATAGGTTCCCACTGCCTCACCTCTATCCTTTACACGATTTTTGCAAACCGCCATTGGTCGCCACCCCCCCGGATGGATTAAAGTATCCCCCCTCGCCCGGCAAGCGCCCTCAGCGCGCCAGGGCCCATCCCCAGGAACCGCCAACGATGGAACACCGTGAAGCGCTGATCGCGCTGCGCACCTTTCTCTCCTCCCAGATCCTCGGCCAGGAAAAACTGGTCGAGCGCCTGCTGATCGTGCTCCTGGCCGACGGCCACATGCTGGTCGAAGGCGCCCCGGGCCTGGCCAAGACCAAGGCCATCAAGGAGCTCGCCGAGGGCATCGAGGCGCAATTCCATCGCATCCAGTTCACCCCCGACCTGCTGCCCGCCGACATCACCGGCACCGAAATCTACCGCCCGGAAACCGGCAGCTTCGTGTTCCAGCAAGGACCGATCTTCCACAACCTGGTGCTGGCCGACGAAATCAACCGCGCCCCTGCCAAGGTTCAATCGGCGCTGCTCGAAGCCATGGCCGAGCGCCAGGTCAGCGTTGGACGCAGCACCTACGAGTTGTCGCCGCTGTTCCTGGTGATGGCCACGCAGAACCCGATCGAGCAGGAAGGCACCTACCCGCTGCCCGAGGCCCAGCTCGACCGCTTCCTCATGCACGTCAAAATCGGCTTCCCAGACGCCGCGGTCGAGCGACGCATCCTCTTGCAAGCCCGGGGCGAGGCACTGGGTGGCGAGGTGAAGCCCGAGCGCCGGGTTAGCCAGCAGGCCATCTTCGCCGCCCGCAAGGAAATCCTCGGCCTGTACATGGCAGATGCCGTGGAGGAATATCTGGTGCAGCTGGTCATGGCCACCCGCACCCCGGCCAAGTTCGACAGTGAGCTGGCCGACTGGATCGCCTACGGCGCCAGCCCCCGCGGCTCAATCGCCTTGGACCGTTGCGCACGCGCCCACGCCTGGCTGGCCGGGCGCGACTTCGTCAGCCCCGAGGATATCCAGGCAGTGCTGTTCGACGTGCTGCGCCACCGCATCATCCTCTCGTTCGAGGCCGAGGCGGCCGGGGTCGACCAAGACCGCGTGGTCCAGCGCATCCTCGACGTCGTCGCCGTCGCCTGACCCCATGCCCACCTCGCAGTTGGCCGAACCCGGCATCCGCATCGGCCTGGCCGACCTGATCGACATGCGCCACCGCGTGCGTGAGATCCAGCTGTTCTCCCGGCCCGGCCAGCGCAGCCCGCTGGTGGGCCTGCACCACTCCAAGCTGCGTGGCCGCGGCGTGGACTTCGACCAGGTGCGGGTCTACCAGGCCGGTGACGATGTGCGCAACATCGACTGGCGCGTCACCGCGCGCACCCAGGAGCCGCACACCAAGCTTTTCCACGAAGAGCGCGAGCGGCCGATCTTCATCATGGTCGAGCAGAGCCAGCGGCTGTTCTTCGGCTCCGGGCTGATGTTCAAGTCAGTGCTGGCGGCCCAGGCCGCGGCCCTGTTCGGCTGGGCGGCGCTGGGCCACAACGACCGTATCGGCGGGCTGGTGTTCGGCGACAGCGAGCCCCACGAGATCAAGCCGAGGCGCAGCAAGCAGAGCCTGCTGCAACTGCTCAACCGCCTGGCCAAGGTCAACCAGGCCCTGCACACCGAGGCCGTGCCACAGCCCGACAGCCTGGGCCTGGCCCTGCGCCGGGCACGCGAGGTGCTGCGCCCGGGCAGCCTGGCCATCGTCATCTGTGACGAGCGTGCCCTGAGCGCCAGCGTCGAGCAGCACCTGGCGATGCTGTCGCGTCACTGCGACGTGCTGCTGATGCCGGTCAGCGACCCGCTCGACCATGCCCTGCCCGCCGCCGGCCTGCTGCGTTTCGCCCAACGCGGCGCGCAACTGGAACTCGACACGCTGGATGCCAACCTGCGCCAGGCCTACCGCCAGCAGGCCGAGGCGCGCATCGAGCGCTGGGAATTGCTGGCGCAGAAGCTGCGGGTGGTGCTGATGCCGCTGAGCACCCAGAGTGAGATGATCGAGCAATTGCGCGAATACCTGAACGCGCAGCGTCCCGGGAGCGCCAAATGACCCCCCTGGATCAGTTGCAACCGCTGATCGCACCGCCGGCCATCGGCCTGTGGCCACCGGCCCCAGGCTGGTGGCTGTTGCTCGCCTTGCTGCCATTGCTCGGCTGGGGCCTGTGGCGCCTGCGCCACTGGCGCCCGGGCAAGCGCAAGGTGGTGCGCGCCGAACTGCCGCTGGACCCGATTCGTGTCGAGGCCCTGGCCGAGCTGGCGCGCCTGCCACGCCCCTATGACGGCGCGCCGGCCGGCGCCTGGCTGCAGCAGATCAACGCCCTGCTCAAGCGCCTGTGCCGCAACCACTATCCCGGCGCCAACAGCCACACCCTCAATGGCCGGCAGTGGCTGGCGTTTCTCGACAACCGCTGCCCGGCCGCCGGCCTGACCCGTTGGATGGTACTGGTCGAAGGCGCCTACAAGCCCGAGTGCAAGCTCGACGACAAGGCCATCGCCGGGCTCACCCAGGCGGTCGAAACCTGGATCCGCAAGCATGTTTGAACTGGCCTGGCCGTGGATCTTCCTGCTGTTGCCGCTGCCCTGGCTGGCGCGCTTGGCGCTGCCTGCCGCCGACAGCGGCGAGCCGGTGCTCAAGGTGGGCTTTCTCGACGAACTCGAAGGCCTGGCCGGGCGCCGCGCGCGGCTGAACCTGCCAACCTGGCGCCAGCAGGCGCCGTTCATCCTGATCTGGCTACTGCTGTTGCTGGCCGCCGCCCGCCCACAGTGGCTGGGCGATCCGCTGCCGGTGTCGGCCAGTGGCCGCGACCTGCTGGTGGCAGTGGATGTGTCGGGCTCCATGGACTTCCCCGACATGCAGTGGAAGGACGACGAGATCAGCCGTCTGGACCTGGTCAAGGCGCTGATGGGCGACTTCCTCCAGGACCGCCAGGGCGACCGCGTCGGCCTGATCCTGTTCGGCAGCCAGGCCTACCTGCAGGCCCCGCTGACCTTCGACCGGCGTACCGTGCGCACCTTCCTCGACGAGGCGCAGATCGGCATCGCCGGCAAGAACACCGCCATCGGCGACGCCATCGGCCTGGCGGTCAAGCGTCTGCGCCAGCGCCCGGCGCAAAGTCGGGTGCTGATCCTGATCACCGATGGCGCCAACAACGGCGGGCAGATCCACCCACTGACCGCCGCCCGCCTGGCCGCCCAGGAAGGCGTGCGCATCTACACCATCGGCATCGGTGCCAACCCTGAGGCCAGCGGCACGCCGGGCCTGCTCGGGCTGAACCCGAGCCTGGACCTGGACGAAGCCTCGCTCAAGGAAATCGCCGAAATTACCCACGGCAGCTACTTCCGCGCCCACGACGGCGCCGAGCTGAACGCCATCGGCGACACCCTTGACCAACTGGAACCGGTGGCCCAGCAGCCGACCCAGGCGCGCACCGCCCACGCGCTGTACGCCTGGCCGCTGGCCCTGGCGCTGCTGCTCAGCGTGCTGCTGGTGGTGGCCGTGCAGTGGCCGGACAACCTGCTGCAACGCCTGCTGCGCAAGCCACGCTTCCTGCAGCCCCACCCGGAATGGCGCCAGCGCCTCAAGCGCCTGCGCCTGAGGAGGCGGCGATGATCGAACTCTGGCCC
This window of the Pseudomonas mosselii genome carries:
- a CDS encoding vWA domain-containing protein translates to MFELAWPWIFLLLPLPWLARLALPAADSGEPVLKVGFLDELEGLAGRRARLNLPTWRQQAPFILIWLLLLLAAARPQWLGDPLPVSASGRDLLVAVDVSGSMDFPDMQWKDDEISRLDLVKALMGDFLQDRQGDRVGLILFGSQAYLQAPLTFDRRTVRTFLDEAQIGIAGKNTAIGDAIGLAVKRLRQRPAQSRVLILITDGANNGGQIHPLTAARLAAQEGVRIYTIGIGANPEASGTPGLLGLNPSLDLDEASLKEIAEITHGSYFRAHDGAELNAIGDTLDQLEPVAQQPTQARTAHALYAWPLALALLLSVLLVVAVQWPDNLLQRLLRKPRFLQPHPEWRQRLKRLRLRRRR
- a CDS encoding DUF58 domain-containing protein, producing MPTSQLAEPGIRIGLADLIDMRHRVREIQLFSRPGQRSPLVGLHHSKLRGRGVDFDQVRVYQAGDDVRNIDWRVTARTQEPHTKLFHEERERPIFIMVEQSQRLFFGSGLMFKSVLAAQAAALFGWAALGHNDRIGGLVFGDSEPHEIKPRRSKQSLLQLLNRLAKVNQALHTEAVPQPDSLGLALRRAREVLRPGSLAIVICDERALSASVEQHLAMLSRHCDVLLMPVSDPLDHALPAAGLLRFAQRGAQLELDTLDANLRQAYRQQAEARIERWELLAQKLRVVLMPLSTQSEMIEQLREYLNAQRPGSAK
- a CDS encoding DUF4381 domain-containing protein: MTPLDQLQPLIAPPAIGLWPPAPGWWLLLALLPLLGWGLWRLRHWRPGKRKVVRAELPLDPIRVEALAELARLPRPYDGAPAGAWLQQINALLKRLCRNHYPGANSHTLNGRQWLAFLDNRCPAAGLTRWMVLVEGAYKPECKLDDKAIAGLTQAVETWIRKHV
- a CDS encoding AAA family ATPase; translated protein: MEHREALIALRTFLSSQILGQEKLVERLLIVLLADGHMLVEGAPGLAKTKAIKELAEGIEAQFHRIQFTPDLLPADITGTEIYRPETGSFVFQQGPIFHNLVLADEINRAPAKVQSALLEAMAERQVSVGRSTYELSPLFLVMATQNPIEQEGTYPLPEAQLDRFLMHVKIGFPDAAVERRILLQARGEALGGEVKPERRVSQQAIFAARKEILGLYMADAVEEYLVQLVMATRTPAKFDSELADWIAYGASPRGSIALDRCARAHAWLAGRDFVSPEDIQAVLFDVLRHRIILSFEAEAAGVDQDRVVQRILDVVAVA